Within the Solibacillus silvestris genome, the region CGCTATTTTTTAGTTGGGGATGAGAAAATGCGTCTTGATCATGAATGGAATGAAAATCATTATCCCATTTGTACGAGTACTAAATTTGAAACATTTCATCGTTTATATGATGGCTGTGTCGTCAATACTAGTGTATATTATCCGCATCCTGGAAATGGTCATTTGTATGAAATGAACTTGGCGAATTATCCATTACAGGCTAAACAGAAACTTCCTGTTAACATTCAATTTTGTTTCTCTATAAATGGATTGTTATATTTCAGGAATGATTCTCATAATCGCTATTTGTATCAATTTGAAATTGCTGCTGAGGAATTGACGCAGTTAAGCGCGGAACCAGTTATACGAATCTATGAAACTGAAACGACATTGGAAGTCTTGTATGCAGATGAAACGACAGATAGTATTCAGAAGTTGTTTTCAACGGATACAGAAATTGAAGATTCACTAAGAGTTGAAACGGATGAAAATCGCTTGGAAGTCCCGTTAAATACATTTGGGGACAGCTGGGTAGCATCAGTTGAACAACAAGCGGATTGTCAGCCAATGGTGTTTAAAAGCGCGGATGGAATCGAATTGATTGTAGAAGATCGTTGCAAACAATTAACGGTAGATATATATATTAATAGAGGTTTACATATACAAATAACAAGTAAACGAAAAAATGTGGAATTCGATCAGCCGGCACAATTGAAAATGCCAACCGCGTTAATACCAGGCTTAGAGCAGCAGTTAAGTAAACAAAACGCGTTGGAGTATTTTGCTGATGAAAATTTTATTTATATACATCTGTTTAAAAGCGTAACGATACAACTGAAAAAGTAAGCAAATGACCATAATATATGAATCCGGTTATGTTATGGTCATTTCATTAAAAAACGTATTTCGTCTCACTATTATAAGTATACTTTTGAAACGAGACTTAACTTCCTATAATATATATTATGACCGTGTCCCTATTTTGTATACCTATAAAATCTTCACTGTATACTTTCCTCGATCGTTATGAAACATGTTGTACAAGGATAAGTCTTTTTGTGATTTGCGGTAAAAAAGAAGAATCCATTAAAGAAAATTTGATCAAACTGGATTCTTCCCTTGCATCTATAAGTTTTCGTTTTATAAAAAAGTTTGATCACTTTCTAACTGTTTTGCCCAACGATCATGCCCGATTATTGTTTTATGGCTCCTGTACAATTTCTTTTATAGCTTCAGCTAAAGCATCCGTAGCTCTAAAAGCCTCTTCCATTGTATTTTCAGTTCCACCAATATTTAATAATACAGACTGCTTTTGAATTTCTTGATTATATGTGTTCCTTGGATTTTCACCTTGCTCAATTACTCCTCTAGATATTCCTGGGTAAAGCTTTTCTAATTTTTGATGTAGATGGTTCGCAAACTCTCTGTTTTCTTTATAATTACCACTAATTTTTGATACAATAAGTCCAATTTTTGCATAGTCTTTTCCATCAATATTTACCGTGGTAAACTTTCGTTCTTGGCTGTCTCTATGAATATCTAAAACCATTTCTATGCTCGTATGTTTTTTTAACGTTTCCTGCAAATTTTCCCGCGAAACATTATAAGAATCTTCAAATGTTAAGTTACGTTCTTCTAAGACTGCAAATATATCAGTATCATCATGGATAGCGAAAATATTTTTTTCTTCCAACGCTTTACTTAATTGCTTTCCGACCATCGTAACATTATCTGTCTCATGAAATGCCTCGTTGGGTACCTTTACGTTATATGCCTCTTGATTATGCGACTGATAAATAAACACTAATGGATTATTTTCATCTGTAGCAATAGTTGATAAAGATTTGTCTCCGTGATTACTGAGAACATTTGTAATTACTTCTTTTCCACTGAAAAAGAATAACCATGAAAATGCTAAGGTGAAAAGTAAAACACCGCTATATATAGC harbors:
- a CDS encoding stage II sporulation protein P is translated as MQNDKELFNMIKKAYPQNPSKVFITETENKLRRKAGNMKIKGAVRKTSAIYSGVLLFTLAFSWLFFFSGKEVITNVLSNHGDKSLSTIATDENNPLVFIYQSHNQEAYNVKVPNEAFHETDNVTMVGKQLSKALEEKNIFAIHDDTDIFAVLEERNLTFEDSYNVSRENLQETLKKHTSIEMVLDIHRDSQERKFTTVNIDGKDYAKIGLIVSKISGNYKENREFANHLHQKLEKLYPGISRGVIEQGENPRNTYNQEIQKQSVLLNIGGTENTMEEAFRATDALAEAIKEIVQEP